From the Buchnera aphidicola (Macrosiphum euphorbiae) genome, the window ATGAATTATATATTTTTTTTTCTTCTATTGTGTTTTCCTTATTAAAAAAATATATTTTTTGAATAAAATTACTTATTTTAGGGTTTGAATAATTAATTAATAATTCTCCTTGACATTTTTTTTTATTTAAATAATTAGCACATATGTGCATGTGTTTACTATTAAAATCATATTTAATCTTATCTCCAGGTAATCCTATTATACGTTTAATATAATCTGTATTATGATCTTTTGGATTTTTAAAAACTACAATATCACCACGTTTGGGTTTACTTGTTTTTATTAATGTTTTATGTGTAATTGGTTCTTTAATACCATATGAAAACTTTTCCACTAGAATAAAATCGCCCACCAAAAGAGTAGGCATCATAGAACCTGAAGGAATTTGAAAAGGTTCATAAATAAATGAACGTACAATAAATATTATCAAAAAAATTGGAAAAAATGATGCTAGGGAATCAAAAAAATATATTCTATCTTTTAATTTTATTATATTTTTTTGATATAGATGATTATTTTTAAATATTTTTTTATTAATTAAATAATTTTTAACATCTTTGACACGATAAAAAATCCAAAATATTCCCGTCACTAATGTACT encodes:
- the lepB gene encoding signal peptidase I, whose amino-acid sequence is MANILTIFLLISTLVTGIFWIFYRVKDVKNYLINKKIFKNNHLYQKNIIKLKDRIYFFDSLASFFPIFLIIFIVRSFIYEPFQIPSGSMMPTLLVGDFILVEKFSYGIKEPITHKTLIKTSKPKRGDIVVFKNPKDHNTDYIKRIIGLPGDKIKYDFNSKHMHICANYLNKKKCQGELLINYSNPKISNFIQKIYFFNKENTIEEKKIYNSLYFNIVEENLNNVKHNILLLNEMKNSKKDYFQQENMPKLTWIVPKGEYFMMGDNRDNSLDSRYWGFVPEKNLVGKAIKIWMSFDKNENEWPTGIRINRIGNIY